The Catenuloplanes niger genome includes a window with the following:
- a CDS encoding glycoside hydrolase family 11 protein — protein MNDSSPAPRGRRGRIRMFLGAACAAVVAISGLTLAGTAHAEADRTVSSNQTGTHNGYFFSFWKDSGNASMTLRADGRYSSSWDRSTNNWVGGKGWATGSRRTVTYSGTYNPGNNNTYLALYGWTRNPLIEYYVVENFGSFNPSSGATRFGTVTTDGGTYDILRSQRVNQPCIDGDRCTFYQFWSVRQQKRSSGTITTANHFDAWARAGLTLGTNHSYQIMATEGYQSQGSSDITVREGSGGGNPTAGPTTGNPGGGGNCTATLSAGDQFGDRFNLNVAVSNASDWTVTLALNGGQSIQNSWNAAVTGTTGTVTARPNGNGNNFGVTIMANGNWNWPTITCRTG, from the coding sequence ATGAACGACAGCTCCCCCGCACCGAGGGGTCGCCGTGGCCGCATCCGGATGTTTCTCGGCGCCGCCTGCGCCGCGGTGGTCGCGATCTCCGGCCTGACCCTGGCGGGCACCGCGCACGCCGAGGCCGACCGGACGGTCAGCTCGAACCAGACCGGCACGCACAACGGCTACTTCTTCTCGTTCTGGAAGGACAGCGGCAACGCCAGCATGACGTTGCGCGCCGACGGGCGGTACTCCAGCAGCTGGGACCGCAGCACCAACAACTGGGTCGGCGGCAAGGGCTGGGCCACCGGCAGCCGCCGGACGGTCACCTACTCGGGCACCTACAACCCGGGGAACAACAACACCTACCTCGCACTGTACGGATGGACGCGCAACCCGCTCATCGAGTACTACGTGGTGGAGAACTTCGGCAGCTTCAACCCGAGCAGCGGCGCGACCCGGTTCGGCACCGTCACCACCGACGGCGGCACGTACGACATCCTGCGCAGCCAGCGGGTCAACCAGCCCTGCATCGACGGCGACCGCTGCACGTTCTACCAGTTCTGGAGCGTCCGCCAGCAGAAGCGCAGCAGCGGCACGATCACCACGGCGAACCACTTCGACGCCTGGGCCCGCGCCGGCCTGACCCTGGGGACGAACCACAGCTACCAGATCATGGCGACCGAGGGTTACCAGAGCCAGGGCAGCTCCGACATCACGGTCCGCGAGGGCAGCGGTGGCGGCAACCCCACCGCCGGACCGACCACCGGCAACCCGGGCGGCGGCGGCAACTGCACCGCGACGCTCTCGGCCGGCGACCAGTTCGGTGACCGGTTCAACCTCAACGTCGCGGTCAGCAACGCCAGCGACTGGACCGTCACGCTCGCCCTCAACGGCGGGCAGAGCATCCAGAACAGCTGGAACGCCGCGGTCACCGGCACCACCGGCACCGTCACCGCCCGGCCCAACGGCAACGGCAACAACTTCGGTGTGACGATCATGGCCAACGGCAACTGGAACTGGCCGACCATTACCTGCCGCACCGGCTGA
- a CDS encoding alpha/beta fold hydrolase, with the protein MTDLLLLHGLTYDHRTWDPVRAELAPGHRVLAPDLPGHGTAPRRASYSLSEVVEVIHARAEAAGLVRPVVAGHSLGAVVATAYAAVHPVSRVVNVDQVLLVGPFGTAVREAVPVLRGPHWRTVWDRMLAGMGIESLPDAARTLVETATDPRPDLLLGYWSEIIERPAEEIEAEAAARLRTITARGAGYHWVTGREPSERYLSWLRAHAPGAAVTVVPGGHFPHLADPARVARIIAG; encoded by the coding sequence GTGACCGATCTGCTGCTGCTGCACGGCCTGACCTACGACCACCGCACCTGGGACCCGGTACGCGCCGAGCTCGCGCCGGGCCACCGCGTCCTCGCACCGGACCTGCCCGGCCACGGCACCGCGCCACGCCGGGCGTCGTACTCGCTGAGCGAGGTCGTCGAGGTGATCCACGCGCGGGCCGAGGCGGCCGGGCTGGTGCGGCCGGTGGTCGCCGGGCACTCGCTCGGCGCGGTCGTCGCGACCGCGTACGCCGCCGTCCACCCGGTGTCCCGCGTCGTCAACGTCGACCAGGTGCTGCTGGTCGGCCCGTTCGGCACGGCGGTCCGGGAGGCCGTGCCGGTGCTGCGCGGCCCGCACTGGCGGACGGTCTGGGACCGGATGCTGGCCGGCATGGGCATCGAGTCGCTGCCGGACGCGGCCCGCACGCTGGTCGAAACGGCCACCGATCCGCGCCCGGACCTGCTGCTCGGCTACTGGTCCGAGATCATCGAACGGCCGGCGGAGGAGATCGAGGCGGAGGCGGCCGCGCGGCTGCGCACGATCACGGCCCGCGGGGCCGGATACCACTGGGTGACCGGCCGTGAGCCGTCCGAGCGCTACCTGTCCTGGCTGCGCGCGCACGCACCGGGCGCGGCGGTCACGGTCGTGCCGGGCGGCCACTTCCCGCACCTCGCCGACCCGGCCCGGGTCGCTCGGATCATCGCGGGATGA
- a CDS encoding GNAT family N-acetyltransferase, with product MSGFPIADLRSERLVLGPVEERDAAEVHAVWQDESLVRWSPLGYAFARADLPTAIEWCTTGAVARRRDPSRAEFALRPHGTDRMAGLVGLFDADWDNRTAEIHYWTAAWARGNGYAGEGARAVAEWALRDAGLERIVLRAAAGNAPSRRVAESAGFRLEGLLRSAAVLRDGGRTDHAVHGLIRADLGL from the coding sequence GTGTCCGGGTTCCCGATCGCCGACCTCCGCAGCGAACGGCTGGTCCTCGGGCCGGTCGAGGAGCGCGACGCCGCCGAGGTGCACGCGGTGTGGCAGGACGAGTCGCTCGTCCGGTGGTCGCCGCTGGGCTACGCGTTCGCGCGCGCCGATCTGCCGACCGCGATCGAGTGGTGCACGACCGGCGCGGTAGCCCGCCGGAGGGACCCGAGCCGGGCCGAGTTCGCGCTGCGGCCGCACGGCACGGACCGGATGGCCGGCCTGGTCGGCCTGTTCGACGCCGACTGGGACAACCGGACCGCCGAGATCCACTACTGGACCGCGGCATGGGCGCGCGGCAACGGGTACGCCGGCGAGGGCGCCCGCGCGGTGGCGGAATGGGCGCTGCGCGACGCCGGCCTGGAACGGATCGTGCTGCGGGCGGCCGCCGGTAACGCGCCGTCGCGGCGGGTCGCGGAGTCGGCCGGTTTCCGGCTCGAGGGACTGCTGCGCAGCGCCGCCGTCCTGCGCGACGGCGGCCGCACGGATCACGCCGTCCACGGCCTGATCCGCGCCGACCTCGGCCTGTAA